TGCAAGCGAAAGCCGCGGATTATGGAAGGCAAGCGGGATCGCAATGAGGTACAGGACGAGCGAGACCTTGTGCTTCCACGCCTCGGCGCGATCTGCCTTCGCATACGTGCCGAGCTGCCTCTGCTTCTGCATCACCGTCACGCGGAGAACATAGAAGACGAGAGCGCAGAAGAGCATGACGCAGCCGTAAAGCGCGGTAGAGAAGCTGTCGAAGTGCTTTTCTCCGATGTAATCCGTGAAAAACGGGATGACAGACAGCCCGAAGAGAAACAGTAGGTTGGCCCAGAGGATGCGATAGTCGATCGTCTCAACCCGCCGCGCAAGCTCGTGATGATTGATCCAGTAGATCCCGACCATGAGAAACGAAAGCAGGTAGATCCCAAAACGGGGAGCGATGGCCCACAGACCTGCCACGCCGTTCTCATGTGGAACGTGCAACTCCAACACCATGATCGTGAGGATGACCGCGATCACGCCATCCGAGAACGCTTCTAGGCGCGAAGAAGAACGCGTCGCGCTCATGGCGTAGGAGGGAGTTCGCGGATCTTGATATTGCGAAACGAGACGGGGAAGCCGTGATCCTGCAGCAGAATGTAACCATCATGCAGCTCGCCGAAGTGGGGCCAGACATGATATTTGCTGTCCGCGACGAGCTTGCGAAACTGCGGCGTAAAGCGTTCGTACTCCACCACTTTCTTGTCGTTGAGCCAGTGCTCGCCATGCGCTCCGCGAATCACAATGCGCGCCGTGTTCCATTCGCCGATGGGCTTCACCGGCTTGTCTTTGGCAGAGGGGATCATATCGTAGAGCGAAGCAAGCGTACGGTCGCCGTTCACACCCTTCTTCGCGTCCGGATGCACGGCATCATCCAGGATCTGGTACTCCATGCCGATGGACGAGCCCGGTCCCTTGTTCAATTCCGGATCGACAAAGTACTTGATGCCGCTGTTCGCTCCACGCGTGATGCGGAACTCGGCCGTCAGTTCGAAGTTGGCATACTTCCGCGTGGTGATGATGTCGCCCGCGTCGCCGCCCTCTTCGCCGCCAGTGTCGGTGACGGTCAGCAGGCCGTCTTTGACCTCCCAGCCAGTGGCAGGGAACGCCGGTCCATGGGAACTGCGCCAGCCGTCGGTCGTCTTACCGTCAAAGAGCAGCTTCCAGCCCTGCGCGACCTCCTTCTTCGTGAGCGTGTTGGGTGAGGCCTGCGCGGAAGCAAGAACACTACCCGCAAGTACGACTACAGCAAAGAGCCCTGCCTGAATCCGCATTCCTGTCCTCACCCTTTTCCCCGCTTACTGTTAGACCCATTCGCCCTGGCGCATCAGAGGCTCTGCTTTGCCGTCCGCGTCCAGGCCGTCAACGTCCATCGTTCCGCCGCCGATCATCCAGTCCACGTGAATCAGAGAGGAGTTGGCACCCTTGCTCGCAAGCTTGGCGTCGTCCATGTGCTCGCCGTCGATCAGGCAGGTAGCATACGCCTGTCCCAGGGCAATGTGCGAGGCAGCGTTTTCGTCGAAAAGCGTGTTCCAGAAGAGCAGACCGCTCTGCGCAATGGGCGAAGAGTGCGGCACCAGGGCGACCTCTCCCAGGCGCGCTGCTCCTTCATCCACGGCGATGAGCTTCCGCAGGGCATCCTGGCCTGCGGAGGCATTCGCTTCCACGATGCGACCGTTCTCGAAAGTGCACTGAATATTCTCGATCAGCGTTCCCTGGTGCGAAAGCGGCTTCGACGCGCTCACCGTGCCGTTGACGCGGTCCTTGTGAGGAGTCGTGAAGCACTCCTCGGTGGGAATGTTGGCGTTGGAGAAGATCCCGTTACCCCCCACGCCGCCACCACCGGCCCAAAGGTGGTCGTCCGCCAAGCCGACCTTCAGATCGGTACCGGGGCCTTTGAAGTGGAGCGTGTGATATCGCTTATCGTTCAAGAGCTTCACGCGTTTATGAATGTTCGCGCCGTGGTTCTTCCAGTCCTGCACGGGATCGTCGCCATCGATGCGCGATGCCTTGAAGATCGCCTCCCACAGCTTGGAAACGGCCTCCGCTTCCGGAAGATCCGGGAAGACGAGCTTCGCCCACGCGGGCGTAGCTCCGGCCAGGATGCTCCAGTTGATCGCGTGGCGGGTCACGAGCTCCATCGCGGGCTTCGAAGCCTTGGAGGCCGCAATGTTCGCGCGCGAGACCTTGCTCGGATCCTGGTCTTTCAAAAGGGAAGGGTTCGCGCCTGCGATGCCGAGACGGGCCGCGTTCGAACGGAACGCCTGCGCGATGCCGTCGGACATCCACTGCGCCGCAAAGTCGAAGGAGCTGTCCGGGGCATACTTGTAGCGCGCCAGCGTCGTCTCATCGTCGCTATAGAGCGTGGTCACCAGATTCGCGCCTGCCTTGTAGGCGTGCTCCGTGATGCGGCGAACGAAAGGGATGTGTTCCAGCGAGGCGGAAACAACGATCTCCTGCCCCGGCTGCAGGTTTAGGCCTACACGAACGGCGACCAGCGCCAGGCGATCGAGCTTTTCTTCAAAGGAGAGGGCGGCGAAGGGGGTGATTGCGACAGCTGCAGTGCTCATCCTTCTAGGGTAGAAGCCCTGCCCCGCCCATGCAACTCCCGGTCGTACAAGCCCGTCTCGTAGTTTCAGTGTTGTGACAGGGAAAGCACGTTTCCATCTGGATCCTGGAACCACGCGATCTTCGTTCCGCCGGGCGCTGTCCATATGCCGAGATCATCCTGGGACATCCCCGGATACAGCCGGAACGAGACGCCTCGGTCGTGCAAAACCTTTGCTTCTTTTTCTATGTCCTGCACGCGCCAACCCAGAATCGTATAGGGAGCGGGCTGGAACTCCTCCATCTTGGCGATGCGGATGACCGTTCCGCGTGCCTCCATGACCAGGGCAAACGGGTCGTCGCTCACGAAGTGCAGACCCAGCACCTCTTCGTAAAAGGTGCGCGCACGTTCCGCGTCGACTGTAGGAATGAAACCCATGACTTCGCTCTCATAAAGCATGCTCTCTCCTCCGCAGAAAGGAGACAGGAACTGCCCAGAGACGTCAAGCAAGTTTTCTGATTTGGTCTCTGCGAAGCCTCTACTTAGGGACAAGTCCCTTGTAGATCTCAGCGAAGTCGTATGTACCCGGCTTCTGAGTGGCCAGCCACTCCGCGGCACTCACCGCGCCTTCAGCAAATCCGCGCCGTGAATGCGCCTCGTGCGTCAGCGAAATCGTGTCTGACTGCGACGTTGCCTTGAGCGTATGAATGCCTGCGGCGTCGCCATCGCGGATCGAGGTAATCTCGGCTTCCGCCAGATCTTCGATCGCCTTCTTGAGCGTGAGCGCTGTGCCTGAAGGCGCATCCAGCTTTGTAACATGGTGCGTCTCGTCAATGGAAAAGGTGTAGCCGGGCAGCGCCTTGGCAAACTCCCGCGCCAGTTCGAACATGGCCTGTACGCCGAAGGAGAAGTTCGTTCCGAAGAGCAGGCTTGCGCCCTTACGGTCCGCAAGATCCTTCATAGACGGGAGAGCGTCATACCATCCCGTCGTCCCCACCACTACTTTCGCCCCGGTCGCAAGGCACGCGCGCAGGTTCGAAAGTACAGCCTCCGGCGTGGTGAAATCAATCACCATATCAAAGGCAGCGATGAAGGGTGCGGTCAGTGCCGCGGCATTCGGGTTTTCCTTTGCGTCGAGAACGTGCACGCCATGGCCCCGCTCTGCCGCTACCTGGGCCACAAGCTTGCCGGTTTTTCCGTGACCTAAAACGAGGATGCGCATGGTGTCTCTTTCGTGTACTGCCTGTTGGATCAGCGTGCGGAAACGGCTGTCTCTGTCTGGGATGCAATCACATCGAAGACGGTAGGATCGGGATCGGAAAAGAACTCCTTGTGCAACGAACGGATGGCTTCTTCCACGTCTTCTTCTTCAATCATGAAGCTCATGTTGATCTCGCTCGCACCCTGCGAGATCATGCGCACATTAACGTGCTGCACCGCGCCGAAGACGCGTGCCGCAATGCCGCGATGTCCACGGATATCTTCGCCCACCATGCAGATCAGCGCCTTGTGCGACTCGTATTTGACGTCGGCGATCTTCGAAAGCTCTTCCGCAATCGCGGGCAGATGCTCGTTCGTATCCACGGAGACGGAGATCGAAACCTCCGAGGTGCTCACCATGTCGATCGCGGCCTTGTACTTGTCGAAGACGTCAAAAACGGCCTTCAGATAACCGTGCGACATCAGCATCCGCGAAGCGACGATGTCCACGATGGTCAGGTGCTTCTTGGCCGCAATGCTCTTGAAGGGCGACTTGCATCGCGGAGCTACGGCGGTGATCTTTGTGCCTTCGTTCTCGGCGTTGCGCGAATTCAGAACAAACACTGGGATGTTCTTCTTCACGGCGGGCAGAATCGTCGCGGGATGCAGGACCTTTGCTCCAAAGTAGGCAAGCTCGGCCGCTTCTTCAAAGCTGATGGTCTTCACGCGCAGGGCATCGGGAACGATGCGAGGGTCGGTGGTCATGATGCCGTTGACGTCGGTCCAGATCTCAATCGCAGCAGCGTGCAGACCTCCACCGACAAGCGCTGCGGAAAAGTCCGAACCGCCGCGTCCCAGCGTCGTGGTGATGTTGGCAGTCGTTGCTCCGATGAATCCGCCCAGAACGGGCGTCTGTCGCTGATCGAGGAGCGGAAGCACGTGTTCCATCAAACGCTGTTCGATGGCGTCCTCCTGCGGAACCGCCTTGCCGTAGTGGGCGTCGGTCACGATGACTTGGCGCGCGTCGACGTGAACGCCGTTCAGGCCGCGCTGCGCGAAAGCCTCGGCGACCATGCGCGAAGAAAGGCGTTCGCCAAAGCTGACCACGAGATCGGTCGTGCGCGGTGTCAGTTCGCCCACGGCGGCAATGCCGCGGAGAAGATCATCCAGCGAATCGAACTCCGAGCCTATGACGCTCTGAATCTTGCTGAAACGCTCCTGTTCCAGCAATTGCGCAGCGGTGTCGACGTGGCGAATCCGAAGTCGCGCGCTGATGGCAAGCGCGCCGGTACGGTCGCCCTTGCCTGCGGCGGTCGCTGCAGCGATCAATTGATCGGTCACCTTGGCCATCGCGGAGACAACAACCACCGCATCCAGGCCCTTATCGCGGCGGCCACGGACGATCTTCGCTGTGCGATCCATCGCGGCGGCATCTTCCACCGAGGTTCCACCAAACTTCATCACAACAACACGTTCGCGGACAGAACTCACGCCTTGGCCTCGCTTACAGGGGAATTTGGAAGTTTCTGCATCCGTGCCAGCACTTCGGCATTCAAAACAGCCGCACCAGCGGCTCCACGGATGGTGTTATGGGTCAACAGCGTGAACTTCCAATCCAGCAGGCTGCACGGGCGAAGCCGCCCTACCGTCGTGGACATGCCGTTTCCGGCCATCAGGTCGAGCCTTGGCTGCGGACGGTCGGGCGCGTCGTTGTAATACACAGGCTGGTCAGGAGCGGAGAGGAGATGTTCGTCCTGAAGCGGACGAAACTCAGCCCAGGCCTGCAGAATCTCTTCGCGTGGTGCAGGCTTGCGCAGCTTGATGCTGACGCACTCCGTATGTCCGTCGATCACGGCCACGCGGTTGCAATGGGCCGTCAGCTTGGCGTCCAGCATCTCAATCGCGCCATCGTTCATGTGGCCCAGAAGTTTGAAGACCTCTTCCTGCATCTTCTCTTCTTCGTTCTTAATGAAGGGAACCACGTTCCCCAGAATGTCCAGCGAAGCCACGCCAGGGTAACCGGCTCCCGAAATCGCCTGCATCGTGGAGACAAACAGGCTTTCGATGCCGAAACGATCCGCAAGCGGCTTGAGCGCAAGAACCAGTCCAATGGCGCTGCAGTTCGGATTCGTCACGATATAGCCGCCGCCGTTGGCGCGCGTCTTCTGGCCTTCAAGCAGGGGCAGGTGAGCAGCATTGACCTCGGGTACAACCAAGGGAACATCCGCCGTCATCCGGAACGCCGAAGAGTTGGAGATGACGGCGCATCCCGCCTCGGCGAAGAGCGGTTCCAGCTCCAGGGCTACATCCGTGTCCAACGCGGCAAAGATAATCCTGGGCAGATCCACGCCAGACTGCGCGGGCGTGTTGGGCTGCATCACCATGGAGGCTACGCGTGCGGGAAGGGGAGTATCGAGCTTCCACTTCACCGCTTCACCGTAGGTCTTGCCGGCGGAGCGATCGCTGGCGGCAAGCCATGCGATCTCAAACCAGGGATGATTTTCCAATA
This genomic stretch from Terriglobus saanensis SP1PR4 harbors:
- a CDS encoding VOC family protein, with the translated sequence MLYESEVMGFIPTVDAERARTFYEEVLGLHFVSDDPFALVMEARGTVIRIAKMEEFQPAPYTILGWRVQDIEKEAKVLHDRGVSFRLYPGMSQDDLGIWTAPGGTKIAWFQDPDGNVLSLSQH
- a CDS encoding aminopeptidase; translation: MSTAAVAITPFAALSFEEKLDRLALVAVRVGLNLQPGQEIVVSASLEHIPFVRRITEHAYKAGANLVTTLYSDDETTLARYKYAPDSSFDFAAQWMSDGIAQAFRSNAARLGIAGANPSLLKDQDPSKVSRANIAASKASKPAMELVTRHAINWSILAGATPAWAKLVFPDLPEAEAVSKLWEAIFKASRIDGDDPVQDWKNHGANIHKRVKLLNDKRYHTLHFKGPGTDLKVGLADDHLWAGGGGVGGNGIFSNANIPTEECFTTPHKDRVNGTVSASKPLSHQGTLIENIQCTFENGRIVEANASAGQDALRKLIAVDEGAARLGEVALVPHSSPIAQSGLLFWNTLFDENAASHIALGQAYATCLIDGEHMDDAKLASKGANSSLIHVDWMIGGGTMDVDGLDADGKAEPLMRQGEWV
- the asd gene encoding aspartate-semialdehyde dehydrogenase, producing MERRRIGILGATGTVGQRFIQLLENHPWFEIAWLAASDRSAGKTYGEAVKWKLDTPLPARVASMVMQPNTPAQSGVDLPRIIFAALDTDVALELEPLFAEAGCAVISNSSAFRMTADVPLVVPEVNAAHLPLLEGQKTRANGGGYIVTNPNCSAIGLVLALKPLADRFGIESLFVSTMQAISGAGYPGVASLDILGNVVPFIKNEEEKMQEEVFKLLGHMNDGAIEMLDAKLTAHCNRVAVIDGHTECVSIKLRKPAPREEILQAWAEFRPLQDEHLLSAPDQPVYYNDAPDRPQPRLDLMAGNGMSTTVGRLRPCSLLDWKFTLLTHNTIRGAAGAAVLNAEVLARMQKLPNSPVSEAKA
- a CDS encoding 4-hydroxy-tetrahydrodipicolinate reductase, with translation MRILVLGHGKTGKLVAQVAAERGHGVHVLDAKENPNAAALTAPFIAAFDMVIDFTTPEAVLSNLRACLATGAKVVVGTTGWYDALPSMKDLADRKGASLLFGTNFSFGVQAMFELAREFAKALPGYTFSIDETHHVTKLDAPSGTALTLKKAIEDLAEAEITSIRDGDAAGIHTLKATSQSDTISLTHEAHSRRGFAEGAVSAAEWLATQKPGTYDFAEIYKGLVPK
- the lysC gene encoding lysine-sensitive aspartokinase 3, with the protein product MSSVRERVVVMKFGGTSVEDAAAMDRTAKIVRGRRDKGLDAVVVVSAMAKVTDQLIAAATAAGKGDRTGALAISARLRIRHVDTAAQLLEQERFSKIQSVIGSEFDSLDDLLRGIAAVGELTPRTTDLVVSFGERLSSRMVAEAFAQRGLNGVHVDARQVIVTDAHYGKAVPQEDAIEQRLMEHVLPLLDQRQTPVLGGFIGATTANITTTLGRGGSDFSAALVGGGLHAAAIEIWTDVNGIMTTDPRIVPDALRVKTISFEEAAELAYFGAKVLHPATILPAVKKNIPVFVLNSRNAENEGTKITAVAPRCKSPFKSIAAKKHLTIVDIVASRMLMSHGYLKAVFDVFDKYKAAIDMVSTSEVSISVSVDTNEHLPAIAEELSKIADVKYESHKALICMVGEDIRGHRGIAARVFGAVQHVNVRMISQGASEINMSFMIEEEDVEEAIRSLHKEFFSDPDPTVFDVIASQTETAVSAR
- a CDS encoding TMEM175 family protein, producing the protein MSATRSSSRLEAFSDGVIAVILTIMVLELHVPHENGVAGLWAIAPRFGIYLLSFLMVGIYWINHHELARRVETIDYRILWANLLFLFGLSVIPFFTDYIGEKHFDSFSTALYGCVMLFCALVFYVLRVTVMQKQRQLGTYAKADRAEAWKHKVSLVLYLIAIPLAFHNPRLSLAVNVLVTFVWIIPEVGTGTECIDSTTPQPHSR
- a CDS encoding 3-keto-disaccharide hydrolase; translation: MRIQAGLFAVVVLAGSVLASAQASPNTLTKKEVAQGWKLLFDGKTTDGWRSSHGPAFPATGWEVKDGLLTVTDTGGEEGGDAGDIITTRKYANFELTAEFRITRGANSGIKYFVDPELNKGPGSSIGMEYQILDDAVHPDAKKGVNGDRTLASLYDMIPSAKDKPVKPIGEWNTARIVIRGAHGEHWLNDKKVVEYERFTPQFRKLVADSKYHVWPHFGELHDGYILLQDHGFPVSFRNIKIRELPPTP